A single genomic interval of Homo sapiens chromosome 15, GRCh38.p14 Primary Assembly harbors:
- the NMB gene encoding neuromedin-B isoform 2 preproprotein (isoform 2 preproprotein is encoded by transcript variant 2) — MARRAGGARMFGSLLLFALLAAGVAPLSWDLPEPRSRASKIRVHSRGNLWATGHFMGKKSLEPSSPSPLGTAPHTSLRDQRLQLSHDLLGILLLKKALGVSLSRPAPQIQEAAGTNTAEMTPIMGQTQQRGLDCAHPGKVLNGTLLMAPSGCKS; from the exons ATGGCCCGGCGGGCGGGGGGCGCTCGGATGTTCGGCAGCCTCCTGCTCTTCGCCCTGCTCGCTGCCGGCGTCGCCCCGCTCAGCTGGGATCTCCCGGAGCCCCGCAGCCGAGCCAGCAAGATCCGAGTGCACTCGCGAGGCAACCTCTGGGCCACCG GTCACTTCATGGGCAAGAAGAGTCTGGAGCCTTCCAGCCCATCCCCATTGGGGACAGCTCCCCACACCTCCCTGAGGGACCAGCGACTGCAGCTGAGTCATGATCTGCTCGGAATCCTCCTGCTAAAGAAGGCTCTGGGCGTGAGCCTCAGCCGCCCCGCACCCCAAATCCAG GAGGCTGCTGGTACAAATACTGCAGAAATGACACCAATAATGGGGCAGACACAACAGCGTGgcttagattgtgcccacccagggAAGGTGCTGAATGGGACCCTGTTGATGGCCCCATCTGGATGTAAATCCTGA
- the NMB gene encoding neuromedin-B isoform 1 preproprotein (isoform 1 preproprotein is encoded by transcript variant 1), which yields MARRAGGARMFGSLLLFALLAAGVAPLSWDLPEPRSRASKIRVHSRGNLWATGHFMGKKSLEPSSPSPLGTAPHTSLRDQRLQLSHDLLGILLLKKALGVSLSRPAPQIQYRRLLVQILQK from the exons ATGGCCCGGCGGGCGGGGGGCGCTCGGATGTTCGGCAGCCTCCTGCTCTTCGCCCTGCTCGCTGCCGGCGTCGCCCCGCTCAGCTGGGATCTCCCGGAGCCCCGCAGCCGAGCCAGCAAGATCCGAGTGCACTCGCGAGGCAACCTCTGGGCCACCG GTCACTTCATGGGCAAGAAGAGTCTGGAGCCTTCCAGCCCATCCCCATTGGGGACAGCTCCCCACACCTCCCTGAGGGACCAGCGACTGCAGCTGAGTCATGATCTGCTCGGAATCCTCCTGCTAAAGAAGGCTCTGGGCGTGAGCCTCAGCCGCCCCGCACCCCAAATCCAG TACAGGAGGCTGCTGGTACAAATACTGCAGAAATGA
- the NMB gene encoding neuromedin-B isoform X1: MARRAGGARMFGSLLLFALLAAGVAPLSWDLPEPRSRASKIRVHSRGNLWATGASSLSTSYPALFRPLSKQPTQLAEFLPGPGPSHLPASCAILSTCSGKAEGAGFATTQTPLWLLGEVEAPRGGRLSVFPLQERKRGRDEELFL, from the exons ATGGCCCGGCGGGCGGGGGGCGCTCGGATGTTCGGCAGCCTCCTGCTCTTCGCCCTGCTCGCTGCCGGCGTCGCCCCGCTCAGCTGGGATCTCCCGGAGCCCCGCAGCCGAGCCAGCAAGATCCGAGTGCACTCGCGAGGCAACCTCTGGGCCACCG GCGCCTCTTCACTCTCCACTTCCTACCCTGCCCTTTTTCGTCCCTTGTCCAAGCAGCCCACACAACTAGCAGAGTTTCTCCCTGGCCCTGGACCATCCCACCTTCCTGCCAGCTGTGCCATCCTCTCTACCTGTTCAGGAAAAGCTGAGGGAGCAGGCTTTGCCACCACCCAGACACCTTTGTGGCTCCTTGGTGAGGTGGAAGCACCAAGAGGAGGAAGGTTAAGTGTCTTCCCGCTACAAGAACGGAAACGTGggagagatgaggaacttttccTCTGA